In Chitinophaga nivalis, a single genomic region encodes these proteins:
- a CDS encoding GH92 family glycosyl hydrolase: protein MKKLVLPLLLCLSLLLQAQENPLSYVKPITGTQKMGHTYPGATVPFGMVQLSPETDTIPYEMNGKYNPDVYKYCAGYQYEDKTIVGFSHTHFSGTGHSDLGDFLIMPTTGKLQLNPGTATHPETGYRSSFSHSTEVAEPAYYKVKLDDHNILAELTASNRVGFHQYTFPGNEPAHIILDMMSGLYNYDNKNVWSFIRVENDSLVTGFRQTNGWGRTRIVYFAMTFSKPFTAYGQQNYAQDVYKGFWRKFDQTRNFPEMAGKQLRTYFDFNTAPGEKIQIKFALSSVSTAGALRNLRTEIPGWDFNAVKAAGQELWSKELRKIQIESRSKEEKENFYTAMYHAFINPTTYMDVDGAYRGLDMNNHTANGYTNYSTFSLWDTYRALHPLFNVIQPQRNADMIQSMLQHYNQSVQHMLPIWSHHANENWCMIGYHSVSVIADAIIKGNAPFDVNAALDACVATARHRAYDGLGYYMDMGYIPEDKIGASVSKTLEYAYDDWCIAQIAQKIGRTDIYTEFIKRAGYYRNVFDARSGFMRPRLSDGTFKASFDALQTHDQGFIEGNAWNYSLYVPHDPTEMITMMGGKKQFAAHLDSLFTMELPDKYFAETEDITRDGIIGNYVHGNEPSHHVAYLYNYTGYPWKTQERVRMILKKMYHPGPDGLGGNDDCGQMSAWYIFSTLGFYPVCPGSDQYALGSPAIDKATLQLENGKSLVIKVKNQGDKNVYVQRVLLNGQPLREPFITHADMMRGGELTFFMGAKPLKQ from the coding sequence ATGAAAAAGCTGGTGTTACCCTTACTGCTTTGCCTTTCCCTGTTGCTACAGGCACAGGAAAATCCGCTCTCTTATGTAAAGCCCATTACCGGTACACAAAAGATGGGACATACCTATCCCGGCGCCACCGTACCTTTTGGTATGGTACAACTCAGCCCGGAAACAGATACCATTCCCTATGAAATGAACGGGAAATATAATCCGGATGTATATAAATACTGTGCAGGATACCAGTATGAAGACAAAACCATCGTTGGATTCAGTCATACCCACTTCAGTGGTACCGGGCATTCCGACCTGGGCGATTTTCTGATCATGCCCACTACCGGTAAACTGCAGCTGAACCCGGGTACCGCCACACATCCGGAAACCGGTTACCGTTCTTCGTTTTCTCATAGCACGGAAGTAGCGGAACCCGCCTACTATAAGGTGAAACTGGACGACCACAACATCCTGGCAGAACTGACCGCCAGCAATCGTGTGGGTTTTCACCAATATACCTTTCCCGGCAATGAACCGGCGCACATCATCCTGGATATGATGTCGGGATTATATAACTATGACAACAAAAATGTATGGTCTTTTATACGGGTAGAAAATGATTCGCTGGTGACCGGCTTCCGGCAAACTAACGGTTGGGGCCGTACGAGAATCGTATACTTTGCCATGACTTTCTCCAAACCTTTTACGGCATACGGTCAGCAAAACTATGCGCAGGATGTATACAAAGGTTTCTGGCGGAAGTTCGACCAGACGCGCAACTTCCCGGAAATGGCAGGCAAACAACTCCGCACCTATTTTGATTTTAATACCGCTCCTGGTGAAAAAATACAGATCAAATTTGCGCTGTCTTCTGTTAGTACAGCAGGTGCCCTGCGTAACCTGCGTACAGAAATTCCCGGCTGGGATTTTAATGCGGTAAAAGCAGCCGGCCAGGAACTTTGGTCAAAAGAACTACGTAAAATACAGATTGAATCCCGCAGCAAAGAAGAGAAGGAAAACTTCTATACGGCTATGTACCACGCTTTCATCAATCCTACTACCTATATGGATGTGGATGGCGCCTATCGTGGCCTGGATATGAATAACCATACCGCCAACGGATACACGAACTACAGTACTTTCTCTCTCTGGGATACCTATCGTGCGCTGCATCCGTTGTTTAATGTGATACAACCGCAGCGTAATGCAGATATGATTCAGTCGATGTTGCAGCATTATAACCAAAGTGTACAGCATATGCTGCCCATCTGGTCGCATCATGCCAATGAAAACTGGTGCATGATCGGGTATCACAGTGTATCGGTAATTGCTGATGCTATCATCAAAGGAAACGCTCCTTTTGATGTAAACGCCGCATTGGATGCATGTGTGGCCACAGCTCGTCATCGCGCCTATGACGGCCTGGGATATTATATGGATATGGGGTATATACCGGAAGATAAAATAGGGGCATCGGTTTCCAAAACCCTGGAGTATGCCTATGATGACTGGTGTATTGCACAGATAGCCCAAAAGATTGGCCGCACGGATATCTATACGGAGTTTATTAAACGGGCTGGTTATTACCGCAACGTATTCGATGCCCGCAGTGGTTTTATGCGGCCCCGGTTATCGGATGGCACCTTTAAGGCCAGCTTCGATGCCCTGCAAACACATGACCAGGGATTCATTGAAGGCAATGCCTGGAACTACAGTTTGTATGTACCGCATGACCCGACGGAGATGATAACGATGATGGGCGGCAAAAAACAATTTGCTGCCCACCTGGACTCCTTATTTACCATGGAGTTGCCGGATAAATATTTTGCGGAAACAGAAGACATCACCCGCGATGGTATTATCGGTAACTATGTACATGGAAACGAACCTTCCCACCACGTGGCTTACCTGTATAACTATACCGGCTATCCGTGGAAAACACAGGAGCGGGTGCGTATGATCCTGAAAAAGATGTATCATCCCGGCCCTGATGGATTGGGAGGTAATGATGACTGCGGACAAATGAGTGCATGGTATATATTCAGTACACTGGGCTTTTATCCGGTGTGCCCGGGTTCAGATCAGTATGCATTGGGTAGTCCGGCCATTGATAAAGCTACCTTACAGCTGGAGAATGGAAAGTCTTTGGTGATAAAGGTGAAAAATCAGGGCGACAAAAATGTGTATGTGCAACGGGTATTGCTCAATGGACAACCTTTACGGGAACCATTTATCACGCATGCGGATATGATGCGTGGTGGGGAACTTACCTTCTTTATGGGAGCAAAACCTTTAAAGCAGTAA
- a CDS encoding ThuA domain-containing protein, with amino-acid sequence MKQLVKIILPLIMACSFACKKTPPATSRVLVFTKTMAYRHNAIPAGISALQQLGRKNGFDVDTTENAASFTSNNLQRYDAVIFLNTTGDVLNKEQEAAFERYIQSGGGYVGVHAATDTEYEWGWYNHLAGAYFQSHPDGVHEAVLTVTDTAFPATARLPRTWKHTDEWYNFKQLDTSVHVLLKVDEHSYEGGTMNNNHPVSWYHDYDGGRAFYTALGHTKECYTDDVFLQHLLGGIQYAMGATKVPAEDRFTKTMLVAGEFFEPTEMTILPNLDILVAQRRGELMLYNQATKKLSQAGFLKVYYKTDIPDVNAEEGFIGLAADPDFAKNHYIYTMYSPVDTSVNRLSRFKFENNQLDMSSEKVILEFYSQRYICCHTGGSIAFGPDKLLYVSTGDNTTPFDEPGQKFGSKGFGPTDDRPGHQQYDGRRSSANTNDLRGKILRIKVAEDGSYTVPDGNLFPKGTKDTRPEIFAMGTRNPYRISIDPKNGFVYWGEVGPDANEDDPSRGPRGYDEINQAKKPGNYGYPLFIANNQPYHAYNYETGESGPAYDPLKPVNNSRNNTGLQLLPPAVPAMIWYPYGPSAEFPITGSGGRNAEAGPVYYSDLYPEATRLPDYYNGKLFIYDWIRGWMMAVTLDKDANFAKIERFLPHTKLNAPIDMEMGPDGRLYVLEYGNGWFSKNADAGLARIDYNGGNLAPVARIQASQLTGALPFTVKLTANGSMDPEGDALTYLWYFGNGNKKETHTPDVEYTYTTAGEYAVAVEVIDAHQAKTRSQPIDLYAGNETPRVQINITGNRQFYFPGKPVAYNITVDDKEDNSHGIDAANVWVKADYLQGHDKAGSTQGHQVITGAIAGKNIMEVSDCKTCHKTDEKSIGPSFRQVAQKYRKDPAAPDMLAKKIINGGGGVWGETAMAAHPGISLGEARQLVEYIYSLDDKAPKMASLPMKGSLQPGMGQPLKDNGVLYLTASYTDRGAPGIKPITGTAAVELYSPVLTAADYSKADGVNIFAVGAMRFLVPAAPQGSATFNNLDLTGVNGIELTYMVQAPQQYGYVMEIWMDGEKGTRLGEITIGPGAAPKVPNKAAIHFTPPAAGGQHALYIRFRTTTPGQQAQLGILSLNLKQS; translated from the coding sequence ATGAAACAGCTTGTTAAAATCATCCTGCCACTCATCATGGCCTGCAGCTTCGCCTGCAAAAAAACACCACCCGCCACATCGCGCGTACTGGTGTTTACCAAAACGATGGCTTACCGCCACAACGCCATACCCGCGGGTATCAGCGCCTTACAGCAACTGGGCCGGAAAAACGGATTTGACGTAGACACCACCGAAAATGCCGCCAGCTTTACGTCCAACAACCTGCAGCGATACGATGCCGTTATTTTCCTGAACACCACCGGCGATGTACTTAATAAAGAACAGGAAGCCGCATTTGAGCGGTATATCCAGTCCGGCGGCGGATATGTGGGGGTGCATGCTGCCACAGATACGGAGTATGAGTGGGGCTGGTACAACCACCTGGCCGGCGCTTATTTCCAAAGCCATCCGGATGGTGTACACGAAGCCGTACTAACGGTAACGGATACTGCTTTTCCGGCAACGGCTCGCCTTCCGCGTACCTGGAAGCATACAGACGAATGGTATAATTTCAAACAACTGGACACCTCCGTACATGTATTGTTGAAAGTGGATGAACACTCTTATGAAGGGGGCACGATGAACAACAATCACCCTGTCAGCTGGTACCACGACTATGATGGCGGCCGTGCCTTCTATACCGCACTGGGACACACCAAAGAATGCTATACAGATGATGTATTTCTGCAACACCTCCTGGGCGGTATCCAGTATGCCATGGGTGCTACCAAAGTGCCGGCAGAAGACCGCTTCACCAAAACCATGCTGGTAGCCGGAGAATTCTTTGAACCTACCGAAATGACGATACTGCCCAATCTCGATATCCTGGTAGCCCAGCGCCGGGGAGAATTGATGTTGTATAATCAGGCAACAAAAAAACTATCTCAGGCAGGTTTCCTGAAAGTGTATTACAAAACAGATATTCCGGATGTCAATGCAGAAGAAGGATTTATAGGACTGGCGGCGGATCCCGACTTCGCCAAAAATCACTATATCTATACCATGTATTCACCGGTAGATACCTCCGTGAACCGGCTATCCCGCTTTAAGTTCGAAAACAACCAGCTGGATATGTCTTCCGAAAAAGTGATCCTGGAATTCTACTCGCAGCGTTACATCTGTTGTCATACCGGCGGTTCTATTGCATTTGGCCCGGATAAACTGTTGTATGTTTCCACCGGCGACAATACCACCCCGTTTGATGAACCCGGACAAAAGTTTGGCAGTAAAGGTTTCGGTCCTACCGACGACCGCCCCGGCCACCAGCAATATGATGGCCGTCGCTCTTCTGCCAACACCAACGACCTCCGGGGAAAAATCCTGCGTATCAAAGTAGCCGAAGATGGCAGCTACACCGTGCCCGATGGCAACCTGTTTCCTAAAGGCACCAAAGATACCCGGCCCGAAATATTCGCCATGGGTACCCGCAACCCCTATCGTATTTCCATTGATCCCAAAAACGGATTTGTGTATTGGGGAGAAGTGGGGCCGGATGCCAATGAAGATGATCCCTCCCGCGGTCCGCGTGGGTATGATGAAATCAATCAGGCGAAGAAACCCGGCAACTATGGGTATCCGTTGTTTATTGCCAACAATCAACCCTATCATGCCTATAATTATGAAACCGGTGAAAGCGGCCCTGCCTATGATCCGCTGAAACCTGTGAATAATTCCCGCAACAATACCGGCCTGCAACTACTGCCGCCAGCTGTACCAGCCATGATCTGGTATCCTTACGGTCCTTCTGCGGAATTTCCGATCACCGGCAGCGGTGGCCGCAATGCAGAAGCGGGGCCGGTTTATTACAGCGATTTGTATCCGGAGGCTACCCGCCTGCCCGACTACTACAACGGGAAACTCTTTATCTATGACTGGATACGTGGCTGGATGATGGCCGTTACACTGGACAAAGACGCCAACTTCGCTAAAATAGAACGCTTCCTCCCCCACACCAAACTGAATGCACCCATTGATATGGAGATGGGGCCTGATGGGCGTTTATACGTGCTCGAATACGGCAACGGATGGTTCAGCAAAAATGCGGATGCAGGGTTGGCCCGCATTGATTACAACGGCGGCAACCTGGCGCCGGTAGCACGGATACAGGCCAGTCAGCTGACGGGCGCACTGCCCTTTACCGTGAAGCTTACGGCCAATGGTTCTATGGATCCGGAAGGAGATGCGCTCACTTATCTCTGGTATTTTGGTAATGGTAATAAAAAAGAAACCCATACCCCTGATGTGGAATACACCTATACTACAGCAGGCGAATATGCGGTAGCTGTAGAGGTGATAGATGCCCACCAGGCTAAAACCCGCAGCCAGCCAATTGATTTATATGCGGGCAATGAAACGCCACGGGTACAGATTAATATTACCGGCAACCGGCAGTTTTATTTTCCGGGTAAACCTGTGGCCTATAACATTACAGTAGACGACAAAGAAGACAACAGCCATGGCATCGATGCCGCCAATGTATGGGTGAAGGCAGACTACCTGCAGGGGCACGACAAAGCCGGTTCCACGCAGGGACATCAGGTGATTACCGGCGCCATTGCCGGCAAAAATATCATGGAAGTATCTGACTGTAAAACCTGTCATAAAACAGATGAAAAATCTATCGGTCCCAGCTTCAGACAGGTAGCGCAGAAATACCGGAAAGATCCGGCTGCACCAGACATGCTGGCGAAGAAGATTATCAACGGTGGTGGAGGCGTATGGGGAGAAACCGCTATGGCTGCACATCCTGGCATTTCTTTGGGAGAAGCCCGGCAGCTGGTGGAATACATCTATTCGCTGGATGACAAAGCGCCCAAAATGGCTTCCCTGCCCATGAAAGGCAGCCTGCAACCCGGTATGGGACAACCGCTGAAAGATAATGGTGTACTGTATCTGACAGCCAGCTATACCGACCGCGGTGCCCCTGGCATCAAACCGATCACCGGTACCGCAGCGGTGGAATTATACAGCCCCGTACTGACCGCAGCAGATTACAGCAAAGCAGACGGCGTAAACATATTTGCCGTAGGCGCTATGCGGTTCCTCGTTCCCGCAGCGCCACAAGGTTCCGCCACTTTTAATAACCTGGATCTTACCGGTGTGAATGGAATAGAGCTGACCTATATGGTACAGGCGCCGCAGCAATACGGATATGTAATGGAAATATGGATGGATGGAGAAAAGGGAACCCGCCTGGGAGAAATAACGATCGGGCCGGGAGCTGCACCCAAAGTACCTAATAAAGCAGCCATTCACTTTACGCCGCCAGCTGCTGGCGGCCAACATGCCCTGTATATCCGGTTCAGGACGACCACTCCTGGCCAGCAGGCACAATTAGGTATCCTGTCATTGAACTTGAAACAATCATAA
- a CDS encoding 3-keto-disaccharide hydrolase, protein MKRLTMGALLLSAVISTSTLKAQQANKLSAKERKAGWQLLFDGKTTKGWHTYHQTTASPAWHATDGTLELNQAAKKDGAPGGDLVTDGEYENYELSIDWKISPGGNSGIIFSVNESPEFKETYLTGPEMQVLDDDKHRDGKIIKHNAGDLYDLKKSAQKAVKPVGEWNTATITKKDGHLTLRLNGVTTVETTMGTPEWDALVNDSKFKTWTGFGKYAKGHIALQDHGDQVWYRNIKIRQL, encoded by the coding sequence ATGAAAAGATTAACCATGGGTGCACTCCTGCTGAGTGCAGTCATCAGCACTTCCACGTTAAAAGCACAACAGGCCAATAAGCTGTCGGCCAAAGAAAGAAAAGCAGGATGGCAACTGTTATTCGATGGTAAAACCACCAAAGGCTGGCATACCTACCATCAGACTACTGCCAGCCCTGCATGGCACGCAACGGATGGTACCCTGGAACTGAACCAGGCCGCCAAAAAAGACGGCGCACCTGGTGGCGACCTCGTTACAGACGGTGAATATGAAAACTATGAACTGAGCATCGACTGGAAAATTTCTCCGGGCGGCAACAGCGGTATCATATTCAGCGTAAACGAGTCACCCGAATTCAAGGAAACCTACCTGACAGGTCCTGAAATGCAGGTATTGGACGACGACAAACACCGGGATGGCAAAATCATCAAACACAACGCCGGTGACCTGTACGATCTGAAAAAATCCGCACAGAAAGCCGTTAAACCGGTAGGAGAGTGGAACACCGCTACCATCACTAAAAAAGACGGACACCTGACCCTCCGCCTCAACGGTGTTACCACCGTAGAAACCACCATGGGCACACCGGAATGGGACGCCCTGGTAAACGATAGTAAATTCAAAACCTGGACAGGATTCGGCAAATATGCCAAAGGCCACATTGCCCTCCAGGACCACGGCGACCAGGTATGGTACCGGAATATCAAAATCAGACAACTTTAA
- a CDS encoding ThuA domain-containing protein: MIKIILALLLSGVLYAQAAPVPPTKKILVFSKTTGFRHDCIPTAKQAIMQLGATHGFAVDTTEDASVFTTANLQQYAAVIFSCTTGDVLNDAQQTAFQAYIRQGGGFVGIHAATDTEYDWPWYNRLVGAWFLSHPRQQTATLLVTDTAHPATRHLPANWVRKDEWYNFKDLNPDVTVLIKIDESSYEGGQNGDYHPMCWYHAFEGGRAFYTAMGHTIASYQDPLYLQHLLGGIQYAIGNWHPKKTSLP, from the coding sequence ATGATTAAAATAATCCTTGCCTTATTGCTGTCCGGCGTCCTGTACGCACAGGCAGCGCCTGTGCCACCCACCAAAAAAATACTGGTGTTTTCCAAGACCACCGGATTCCGGCACGATTGTATTCCCACCGCAAAGCAGGCCATCATGCAGCTGGGCGCGACCCATGGTTTTGCCGTGGATACCACCGAAGATGCCAGCGTTTTCACCACGGCCAACCTGCAGCAATACGCTGCCGTTATTTTCAGCTGCACCACCGGCGATGTACTCAACGATGCGCAACAAACTGCTTTCCAGGCATACATCCGGCAAGGTGGCGGCTTTGTGGGGATACATGCTGCCACCGATACCGAATATGACTGGCCCTGGTACAACCGGCTCGTAGGCGCCTGGTTTCTCAGTCATCCCCGGCAACAAACCGCTACACTGTTGGTGACAGATACGGCCCATCCTGCCACCCGGCATCTGCCGGCCAACTGGGTACGTAAAGATGAATGGTACAATTTCAAAGACCTGAATCCGGATGTCACTGTATTGATAAAAATTGATGAAAGCAGTTATGAGGGTGGCCAAAACGGTGACTATCACCCGATGTGCTGGTACCATGCGTTTGAAGGCGGGCGCGCCTTTTACACAGCAATGGGCCACACCATTGCGTCCTACCAGGATCCGCTTTATCTGCAACATTTACTCGGTGGTATTCAGTATGCAATTGGTAACTGGCACCCCAAAAAGACATCCTTACCATGA
- a CDS encoding GH92 family glycosyl hydrolase has translation MKKIGLLAAALFYLHGAQSQTVNKVTDPVEWVNTLMGTDSKVSLSNGNTYPAIALPWGMNAWMPQTNVMGDGWAYQYTADKIRGFKQTHQPSPWINDYGQFAIMPVTSVTKFDQHQRASWFSHKSEVAKPYYYSVYLADANVTTEITPTERAAQLRFTYPATDSAFLVVDAFDNGSYIKILPEQKKIIGYTTKNSGGVPANFKNYFVITFDKPFTVAHTWHDSVLAKGQLEQQAGHAGAIVGFKTAKGEKINVTTASSFISFEQAELNLQQEIGRDAFDETCKKAKAAWNKELGRLSVEGGSVEQVTTFYSSLYRVMLFPRKFYELNAKQEVVHYSPYNGQVLPGYMFTDNGFWDTFRAVHPFFTLMYPTLSAHIMEGLANTYKESGWLPEWASPGHRDCMIGSNSASLIADAYLKGIRGYDINTLYEAILKNTENEGPLGSVGRLGVKYYNSLGYVPYDVNVNENAARTLEYAYDDFTVYQLAKALNRPKAEISRFEQRAQNYRHLFDPETKLMRGKNKDGKFQTPFNPFKWGDAFTEGNSWHYTWSVFHDIQGLSNLMGGKQMFTRMLDSVFNMPPVFDASYYGTVIHEIREMQIMNMGQYAHGNQPIQHMIYLYNYAGQPWKTQYWVRQVMDRLYKATPDGYCGDEDNGQTSAWYVFSAMGFYPVCPGTNQYVMGAPLFSKLTMTLEDGKKMVIAAPGNSDKNLYVQQTTLNGKDYTKNWISHQDLQQGGNLIFRMGATPEQTKGTQPAAYPYSYSPAAK, from the coding sequence ATGAAGAAAATTGGATTGCTGGCAGCAGCCTTATTTTATTTACATGGCGCACAAAGCCAGACAGTTAATAAAGTAACTGATCCGGTAGAATGGGTAAATACCCTGATGGGCACCGACTCGAAAGTGAGCCTGTCTAACGGAAACACCTATCCTGCTATTGCACTGCCCTGGGGAATGAATGCGTGGATGCCGCAAACCAATGTAATGGGCGATGGCTGGGCCTATCAATATACGGCAGATAAAATCAGGGGCTTCAAACAAACCCACCAGCCTTCTCCGTGGATAAATGATTACGGACAGTTTGCCATCATGCCGGTAACCAGCGTAACAAAATTTGACCAACACCAGCGCGCCAGCTGGTTTTCTCATAAATCAGAAGTAGCTAAACCCTACTACTACAGCGTATACCTGGCAGATGCCAACGTAACTACGGAAATCACCCCTACTGAAAGAGCGGCGCAGTTGCGCTTTACCTACCCGGCTACGGATAGCGCCTTCCTCGTCGTAGATGCTTTTGATAACGGCTCCTATATTAAAATACTGCCGGAACAAAAGAAGATCATCGGCTATACTACCAAAAACAGTGGCGGCGTACCGGCGAATTTCAAAAACTACTTTGTCATCACTTTTGATAAACCATTCACGGTTGCCCATACCTGGCACGACTCCGTACTGGCCAAAGGGCAGCTGGAACAACAGGCGGGTCATGCCGGCGCTATCGTAGGTTTTAAAACGGCCAAAGGTGAAAAAATAAATGTAACCACCGCGTCTTCCTTTATCAGCTTTGAGCAGGCGGAACTGAACCTGCAGCAGGAAATAGGCAGGGATGCCTTTGACGAGACCTGCAAAAAAGCGAAAGCCGCCTGGAATAAAGAACTGGGCCGCTTATCCGTGGAAGGTGGCAGCGTAGAACAGGTAACTACCTTCTACTCTTCCCTGTACCGCGTGATGCTGTTTCCCCGGAAATTCTATGAGCTGAATGCGAAACAGGAAGTAGTACACTACAGTCCCTACAACGGACAGGTACTGCCCGGCTATATGTTTACCGACAATGGTTTCTGGGATACCTTCCGTGCTGTACATCCTTTCTTTACCCTGATGTACCCTACCCTGAGTGCACATATCATGGAAGGCCTGGCCAATACCTATAAAGAAAGTGGCTGGTTGCCGGAATGGGCCAGTCCTGGTCACCGCGACTGCATGATCGGTTCCAACTCCGCTTCCCTGATTGCAGATGCATACCTGAAAGGAATCCGTGGATATGATATCAATACCCTGTATGAAGCTATTTTGAAAAATACAGAAAACGAAGGTCCATTGGGCTCTGTAGGCCGCTTAGGCGTTAAATACTACAACAGCCTGGGTTATGTACCCTATGATGTAAACGTGAATGAAAATGCCGCCCGTACCCTGGAATATGCTTACGATGATTTCACCGTCTATCAGCTGGCAAAGGCCCTGAACAGACCTAAAGCAGAAATCAGCCGTTTTGAACAACGTGCGCAGAACTACCGTCATCTCTTTGATCCGGAAACAAAACTGATGCGGGGCAAAAACAAAGACGGTAAATTCCAGACGCCTTTTAATCCTTTTAAATGGGGAGATGCCTTTACAGAAGGTAACAGCTGGCATTACACCTGGTCTGTATTCCATGACATACAAGGATTATCCAACCTGATGGGAGGCAAACAAATGTTTACCCGCATGCTGGATTCTGTATTCAACATGCCGCCGGTATTTGATGCCAGTTACTACGGTACTGTGATTCATGAAATACGGGAGATGCAGATCATGAACATGGGACAATATGCACATGGTAATCAGCCTATCCAGCACATGATCTATTTATATAACTATGCCGGCCAGCCCTGGAAAACCCAATACTGGGTACGTCAGGTAATGGATCGTTTGTATAAGGCTACACCTGATGGTTACTGCGGTGACGAAGACAATGGCCAGACCTCTGCCTGGTACGTGTTTTCTGCCATGGGCTTCTATCCGGTATGCCCCGGCACCAATCAGTATGTGATGGGAGCGCCGCTGTTTTCCAAACTGACCATGACACTGGAAGACGGTAAAAAAATGGTGATTGCAGCGCCTGGCAACAGCGACAAGAACCTGTATGTACAACAAACTACTTTAAACGGCAAGGACTATACGAAAAACTGGATCAGCCACCAGGATCTGCAACAGGGCGGTAACCTGATATTCCGCATGGGAGCAACACCTGAGCAGACAAAAGGTACACAGCCTGCGGCTTATCCTTATTCGTATTCTCCGGCAGCAAAATAA
- a CDS encoding c-type cytochrome — translation MRKRYLASLVLCTALFAACGGEKKQDQQAGDNSHENATDNSMVSPNAGKPASKGETLMAQSDCKTCHKEEMKVIGPSLKDIAGKYPNTPENVDKLSDKVIKGGAGNWGDVAMLPHPNISKDDAKEMVSYILSLSGK, via the coding sequence ATGAGAAAGAGATATCTGGCGTCTTTGGTATTATGCACCGCATTATTTGCAGCATGCGGCGGAGAAAAAAAACAGGATCAACAGGCCGGCGATAACAGTCATGAAAACGCAACAGATAATTCCATGGTATCTCCGAATGCAGGAAAGCCTGCCAGCAAGGGAGAAACACTGATGGCGCAAAGCGATTGCAAAACCTGCCACAAAGAAGAAATGAAAGTAATCGGACCTTCTTTAAAAGATATTGCCGGTAAATATCCCAACACACCGGAAAACGTAGACAAACTGTCTGACAAAGTAATCAAAGGCGGTGCCGGTAACTGGGGCGATGTAGCCATGTTACCACATCCCAATATTTCAAAAGATGATGCGAAAGAAATGGTAAGTTATATTTTGTCGTTATCCGGCAAATAA
- a CDS encoding sugar phosphate isomerase/epimerase family protein has product MKTIKGPGIFLAQFMGDAAPFNSLKTICEWAASIGFKGVQIPSWDARLIDLQKAAESKTYAEEIKGIVQEAGLEITELSTHLQGQLVAVNPAFTEMFDGFAPAQYHGNIQARTAWATDQLKYAAKASRHMGLTAHATFSGALLWAPAMYPWPQRPAGLVEAGFAELAKRWLPILQEFDANGVDLCYEIHPGEDLHDGASYERFLEATGNHNRACLLYDPSHLVLQCLDYLQYIDIYHERIKAFHVKDAEFNPTGRSGVYGGFQSWIDRPGRFRSLGDGQVDFKSIFSKLTQYDFSGWAVMEWECCMKHPEDGAREGAPFIKDHIIRVTEKAFDDFAGAATDESFNKRILGI; this is encoded by the coding sequence ATGAAAACGATCAAAGGACCTGGTATATTCCTCGCGCAGTTTATGGGAGACGCGGCTCCCTTCAACAGCCTGAAAACAATCTGTGAATGGGCGGCATCTATTGGTTTTAAAGGAGTACAGATCCCTTCCTGGGACGCCCGCCTGATAGACCTGCAAAAGGCTGCTGAAAGCAAAACCTATGCAGAGGAGATCAAAGGCATTGTACAGGAAGCCGGACTGGAAATCACAGAACTGAGCACCCACCTGCAGGGACAGCTGGTAGCTGTGAATCCGGCGTTTACGGAAATGTTCGACGGTTTTGCACCGGCACAATACCACGGCAATATACAGGCGCGTACCGCCTGGGCTACGGACCAGCTGAAATATGCAGCTAAAGCCAGCCGCCATATGGGCTTAACCGCGCATGCCACTTTCAGCGGCGCATTATTATGGGCGCCTGCCATGTACCCATGGCCACAACGGCCTGCCGGACTGGTGGAAGCCGGGTTTGCAGAACTGGCCAAACGCTGGCTACCCATCCTGCAGGAATTTGATGCCAACGGCGTAGACCTGTGTTATGAAATACACCCGGGGGAAGATCTCCACGACGGCGCCAGTTATGAACGTTTCCTGGAAGCCACCGGCAACCATAACAGGGCTTGTCTGCTTTATGACCCCAGCCACCTGGTACTGCAATGTCTCGACTATCTCCAGTACATCGATATCTATCATGAAAGGATCAAAGCCTTTCATGTGAAAGACGCAGAATTCAATCCTACCGGACGTTCCGGCGTATATGGCGGGTTCCAGTCGTGGATCGACCGGCCAGGCAGGTTCCGCTCCCTCGGCGACGGACAGGTAGACTTTAAATCCATATTCAGTAAACTGACCCAATACGATTTTTCCGGATGGGCCGTTATGGAGTGGGAATGCTGTATGAAACATCCGGAAGATGGCGCCAGAGAAGGTGCCCCTTTCATCAAAGACCACATCATCCGGGTAACGGAAAAAGCATTTGATGATTTTGCCGGCGCTGCTACCGATGAATCTTTCAACAAAAGAATATTAGGTATTTAA